One window of the Pseudomonas lurida genome contains the following:
- a CDS encoding methyltransferase, with protein MPLLESPFAQLDLIRQPEQHNDPLQAFDAADEYLLSHLAEQQPTADTRVLVLNDSFGALAASLQGRVQVTSSGDSFLAAQGLEKNLVRNGKAFDAVTFIPASQAPVGPFDRVLVRVPKTLALLEEQLIRLQGQLAPGAEVIAGAMVKHLPRAAGELLERYVGPMHASLAVKKARLLIATVEDRPVAVSPYPTRYTLDAPAIELLNHANVFCRESLDIGTRAFLPHLPNNLGSARVADLGCGNGVLAIASALQNPEAQYTLVDESYMAVQSAAENWHAALGERDAVVRAADGLAGQEPQSLDVVLCNPPFHQQQVVGDFLAWRMFQQAREALVVGGALYIVGNRHLGYHTKLARLFRGVEQVATTPKFVILKARK; from the coding sequence ATGCCCCTGCTCGAAAGCCCCTTCGCCCAGCTCGATCTGATCCGCCAGCCAGAGCAACATAACGATCCGCTGCAAGCCTTCGATGCCGCCGATGAGTACCTGCTCAGCCATTTGGCCGAACAGCAGCCGACTGCCGATACCCGTGTGCTGGTACTCAATGACAGCTTCGGCGCGCTGGCCGCCAGCCTTCAGGGCCGGGTGCAGGTCACCTCCAGCGGCGATTCGTTCCTGGCGGCCCAGGGGCTGGAAAAAAACCTGGTGCGCAACGGCAAGGCCTTTGATGCGGTGACCTTCATTCCCGCCAGCCAGGCCCCGGTCGGGCCTTTTGATCGCGTGCTGGTCCGCGTGCCGAAAACCCTGGCCTTGCTGGAAGAGCAATTGATCCGCTTGCAGGGCCAACTGGCGCCGGGTGCCGAAGTGATCGCCGGGGCGATGGTCAAGCACTTGCCACGGGCAGCGGGCGAGTTGCTGGAACGGTATGTCGGCCCGATGCACGCGTCGCTCGCGGTAAAAAAGGCCCGCCTGCTGATCGCCACCGTTGAAGACCGCCCCGTTGCCGTCTCGCCCTACCCCACCCGCTACACGCTGGACGCGCCGGCCATCGAGCTACTGAACCACGCCAATGTGTTCTGCCGCGAGAGCCTGGACATCGGCACCCGCGCATTCCTGCCCCACCTGCCGAACAACCTCGGCAGCGCCCGTGTGGCAGACCTGGGGTGCGGCAACGGCGTACTGGCGATCGCCAGCGCCCTGCAAAACCCCGAGGCGCAATACACGCTGGTAGACGAGTCCTACATGGCGGTGCAATCGGCAGCCGAAAACTGGCACGCTGCACTCGGTGAGCGCGATGCCGTCGTGCGTGCCGCCGACGGCCTGGCCGGGCAAGAACCGCAATCGCTGGACGTGGTGCTGTGCAACCCGCCGTTCCATCAGCAACAGGTGGTCGGTGATTTCCTCGCCTGGCGCATGTTCCAACAGGCACGTGAAGCGCTGGTAGTGGGCGGAGCCCTCTATATAGTCGGCAACCGCCACCTGGGCTATCACACCAAGCTGGCGCGCTTGTTCCGGGGTGTCGAGCAAGTCGCCACGACGCCGAAGTTCGTGATCCTCAAGGCGCGCAAATAA
- a CDS encoding DUF2474 domain-containing protein, producing MSGKPSLHEIEQAEKQPLWRRLGWLAMIWTGSVLALFVVASLMRMFMNAAGLTTH from the coding sequence ATGTCCGGCAAACCTTCGTTGCACGAGATTGAACAGGCCGAGAAGCAGCCGTTGTGGCGGCGCCTGGGGTGGCTGGCGATGATCTGGACCGGCAGCGTGCTGGCCCTGTTCGTCGTGGCCAGCCTGATGCGCATGTTCATGAATGCCGCCGGCCTGACCACCCACTGA